A genome region from Oryzias melastigma strain HK-1 linkage group LG12, ASM292280v2, whole genome shotgun sequence includes the following:
- the LOC112163500 gene encoding programmed cell death 1 ligand 1, translating to MLWYINELRLMNQLHKAQHPLKPKDQGACGYTRLPKGRFFHSISMDWVFVIILQVLIQPSLSVLFTVEAGQTMYSSEFGGEVVMGCRFSTKASKPNSDPKVTWHWTSSELHQELIRLDNAADYTVSPKYQGRVKLLTEELKSGWAKLQLSNLRINDSGTYQCLVQTTDGTDYKTMTLSVNAPYKTVTKKVERTAENKVLLTCQSEGYPKSAVMWTDGSRQSQQHPNTSVVSTPEQLFKITSQILVSASEENNYTCSFSGETSATFNIPEEISTPPEKSDASVIVVFIVIILIVILAAGGITYYRRKGFRILGTSKCLPVDEDLSVSAACLQTDKEMKTVEIAIPEETAPY from the exons atgCTCTGGTATATAAACGAGCTGAGACTCATGAATCAGCTTCATAAAGCACAACATCCTCTGAAACCTAAGGACCAGGGCGCGTGCGGATACACAAGACTCCCGAAAGGCCGTTTCTTTCATTCT ATCTCGATGGATTGGGTTTTTGTTATCATTTTGCAAGTTTTGATTCAGCCGTCTCTATCAG TCTTGTTCACTGTGGAGGCAGGACAAACCATGTACTCATCAGAGTTTGGAGGTGAAGTTGTGATGGGCTGCAGGTTCTCTACAAAGGCATCAAAACCTAATTCTGACCCGAAGGTGACATGGCACTGGACTTCATCTGAGCTGCACCAGGAGCTGATCCGGTTAGATAACGCCGCAGACTACACGGTTTCTCCAAAGTATCAAGGTCGGGTGAAACTTCTCACCGAAGAGCTGAAGAGCGGCTGGGCAAAGTTACAG TTGTCAAATCTCAGGATTAATGACTCTGGAACTTATCAGTGTTTGGTTCAAACCACAGATGGAACAGACTACAAAACCATGACTTTATCAGTTAACG CTCCTTATAAAACAGTGACCAAAAAAGTTGAGAGGACTGCAGAAAATAAGGTTTTGTTAACCTGCCAGTCTGAAGGTTACCCCAAATCTGCTGTTATGTGGACGGATGGAAGCCGGCAGAGCCAACAACACCCCAACACCAGCGTTGTGTCGACACCAGagcagctttttaaaatcaCCTCTCAAATACTAGTGAGCGCATCAGAGGAAAACAACTACACCTGCAGCTTCAGCGGGGAAACGTCTGCAACGTTTAACATTCCAG aagaaATATCAACTCCTCCTGAAAAAAGTGATGCATCCGTCATTGTTGTGTTCATAGTAATAATACTAATTGTGATCCTGGCAGCTGGAGGCATTACTTATTATCGACGAAAAG GGTTCAGGATTCTCGGTACCTCCAAGTGTCTGCCTGTTGATGAGGACCTGTCTGTGTCTGCAGCCT GCCTTCAAACGGATAAAGAAATGAAGACAGTGGAAATAGCTATTCCTGAAG AAACAGCCCCCTACTAG
- the mrrf gene encoding ribosome-recycling factor, mitochondrial has product MALNHLRLLQPLLCRSLIQRIRSPVAVSAVVNVRPSVLPGTVQLPAAVCRFYGTKKDKAKGSSAKVKINSALVEDIINLEEVKEEMASVVYLLKDDFTRSLNIRTSPGALDHIIVATCDGKFPLNELGQVSMKSSHLLIVNMSNFPEAVTAATRALRECSMNLNPEVDGTIIKVPIPKVSREHRENLAKTAKQLSNKAKESLRSVRSNAVSQVKKAKEGHSEDILRLIEKQIQQMTDDITAEIDKQLAVKTKELLG; this is encoded by the exons ATGGCATTGAATCATCTGAGGCTGCTGCAGCCTCTCCTGTGCCGCTCCCTGATTCAACGCATCCGATCTCCTGTGGCGGTTTCCGCCGTGGTCAACGTCAGACCGTCAGTCCTCCCTGGCACCGTCCAGCTCCCTGCTGCTGTATGCAGGTTCTATGGCACCAAAAAAG ataagGCAAAAGGATCCTCTGCTAAAGTGAAAATTAATTCTGCTTTGGTAGAAGATATTATCAACCTTGAAGAAGTGAAGGAGGAGATGGCGTCTGTTGTCTATTTGCTCAAAGATGATTTCACACGCAGCCTCAACATTCGGACCTCACCAG GGGCTCTAGATCACATTATAGTGGCGACCTGCGACGGGAAGTTTCCCCTCAACGAGTTGGGTCAAGTCTCCATGAAGTCATCTCACCTCCTCATAGTCAACATGAGCAACTTCCCTGAA gCTGTGACGGCGGCCACCCGTGCCCTGAGAGAGTGCAGCATGAACCTGAACCCAGAGGTGGACGGGACGATTATCAAGGTGCCCATTCCTAA AGTGTCACGAGAACACCGGGAGAACCTTGCCAAGACGGCCAAGCAGCTTAGCAACAAAGCTAAAGAATCGCTGAGGTCTGTGCGCTCCAACGCCGTCTCCCAGGTGAAAAAAGCTAAAGAGGGGCATTCAGAGGATATTCTGCGACTCATAGAGAAGCAG ATCCAGCAGATGACGGATGATATTACAGCGGAAATCGACAAACAGCTGGCAGTGAAGACAAAGGAGCTGTTAGGCTAG